TCTTCAAATCTAAAAGCCCTTCATGACAGCCCGGTTCCCCTGGTCATAGGCACAACAGGGCTTCCAAAGGAAATTATTGAGGATATTAAATCATATGCAAAAAAAGCTCCGTGTGTTTTTGCCCCAAATATGAGCGTGGGAGTAAACCTTCTGTTAAAAGTCCTCGGGGATATTGCGCAGGTTCTCGGAGATGATTACGACATTGAGATAGTTGAGGCGCACCACAGGCTGAAAAAAGATGCGCCTTCAGGAACTGCAATGAAAATGGCTCAGGTCCTTGCAGAGTCTCTCTACAGGAATCTGGACGAAGTCGCCGTTTATGCAAGAAAAGGGCTGACAGGTGAACGCACAAAAAAGGAAATCGGGATACAGACCATACGCGCCGGCGACATAGTCGGAGAACATACCGTATTTTTCGGAGGGCTTGGAGAAAGGATTGAAATCACTCACAAGGCCTCCAGCAGGGATACCTTTGCAAGAGGCGCGCTTAAGGCCGCGCTCTGGGTCTCAAAACAAAAACCCGGACTGTACGATATGCAGGACGTCCTCGGCCTGAAATAACAAGCAAACATCAAGCCTCGGGTTTGATGTTTGCTTGTTATTTTTCCAGTATCTTCCGCTTGAATATCAAATCTACAATAAACGGGTCAAACTGACTTTCGGCGCCGTTCTTAAGTTCCTGCATTATGCTGCCCATCAGGAGCCTGTTCCTGTATGGCCTGTCATGC
Above is a window of Nitrospirota bacterium DNA encoding:
- the dapB gene encoding 4-hydroxy-tetrahydrodipicolinate reductase, with the translated sequence MINITVVGAAGKMGGRIIALSKDYADIKLIGAVERSGHKNIGQDIGEIVGLGKTGISLADNIKKVAGETGVCIDFSSPESTSSNLKALHDSPVPLVIGTTGLPKEIIEDIKSYAKKAPCVFAPNMSVGVNLLLKVLGDIAQVLGDDYDIEIVEAHHRLKKDAPSGTAMKMAQVLAESLYRNLDEVAVYARKGLTGERTKKEIGIQTIRAGDIVGEHTVFFGGLGERIEITHKASSRDTFARGALKAALWVSKQKPGLYDMQDVLGLK